GATCATCGCCGAATCTCGATTGAACGGCACGCGTACGCAAGTCGAATGCGCGTAGTAGGCGATTAGGTCCAATTGTTCGTCGGCACCGTAAATGACCCGATTTTCACCGCAGCGTTCGCGAATCCAGGCTCCGAGTTCCGCTTTGTCTTGGCGTCCGCGATAGCTCGTCGTGAAGGCATCGCAGCAACCGTAGATCAACATGGCCGAGCCTAACAGCGGCGGCGCAAGCCGGCGCCAGGTGGGAGTCGTGGCAGTGGTTGCTAAGTATGAAAGCCAAGTGCCGAATTCCAACAAGCCGAGTGCGGCTGTTCCGGAAGAGATAATGGCGACCGTGAGGATGTAACGCGAACTTCCCAACGCGGCATACCAAGTGTGAACCCAGATGGCTCCCATGGTCATCGCCGCCAAGACGACCGCAGGGAGCCGATCGGACTGGAGCGTGCGCCGGAATTGCGTTACCAGCCCGATCAGCAAGAGGATTGCGAAGGGGGGCGTGAGTCCGCGAAAGATTACTTGGGATGTTTTCTCGATCGTCGCCGGCGAGAGCGGACTCGGCCGAACGCCGAAGTAGTCTAAGTGGTGAGCAACGACGTTCGGATTTTCGCAGCCGATGAAATTCTTAATGAGGGCCGCAACCCGGTCGATCGGCGCGGAGTAAAGAATTTGCGACAGAGGGAAGTTTTGAAACCACGCGAGTTGAATGGCGATCAACATGCATGGAGCCGCCGCAATCGCGACGGCCAATCCGATTAACAGGCGACTCCGATTGCTTTGCAGTGCGCGATATCGGGCAGCCGTCCAAAGAAATAGCGCAACATAGAGGAAGAGCCCTTCGAACCGAGTCAGGACCGCGGCCGGGAACACGATCGCCGTGCAAAAGAAAAAAGAAAGTCTAACTTCCGTGATCGCTCTCCACGACACGTAGAGTCCTAGCGTGAAGAGAAACCAGAACGTCTGCTCTCGAATCAATTCCGGCGCCCATTCGATAAGCTTCGGATGGGCGGCGTACAACAGACAAGCAAAGACGGCGATTCGGTCGTTGAATTGCCGGCGTATCCAGCCGAATAACGGCAGCACGACGAGGACGGAGCAAACGACTCCCCACGTCTTGCCGGCGATGTCCCAACTCAAGCCGGATCGATGCAGCAGAGCCAAAATCACCGGATATATATTGAGGCGGTGCCCGGAATTCAGATGAATCCCTTCTCTCTCGATCGATTCCGCGGCGGCAATATAAGTAGTTCCATCGCAGCAGAGCGTCGGGATCAGAAGCGACATGATGAGTCGTGGAACGAGTGCGGCAAGGATCAACGCGGCGAGAACCGCATACGCCGATGGAAGGCGATCCAGAACCGGCCGGGGATCTGCAATACGGTTCGGAAAGTCCGCGATGCTGCTCTTAAGGAACTCCATAACCCGACCGACCCGCGACTGAACGCCGGCGTTAAGCGGTGGGTTTTTCATGGAGACGACTCCGAGAAGCATTGCAGCGATTAAGCCGCCGAGCGAACGTTGTTTGCGGAAATGAGATGAGGCAGAGACCACTCGTTCAATAACTGTTGCGGCAATTCGACGTCGCGGCGATTCGTTGCAGCGGCAGGTTGGAAAAACTCACCCGCGCTTCGAGGTCGGGATCGCCATTTCCATAGCCAGCGAGCATAGGATTGAAGGTGTTTGCGGCCATCGGGCGAGAAGATGCGTTTGCTGGATCGTTGTTCGGCGTGAAAACAGTAGGTTCCACCGTAGTGAACCACCTGGTATCCCTCGTTATTGAAACGCCCACACCAATCGACATCCTCGTAATACTTCTTGAATCCGGCGTCGAGCGGGCCGACTCTATTTACAGCTTCCGAGCGAGCGAAGAAAAGACAACCGGTGAACCAATCGCAAGCGAACGTCGCGTACGGGTCTCGATCTCGATACTGGGAGTCGTCGACGTCCTGATGGAACAGTTTGATGTCTTCGAACCGACGGCCTATCGAACCGCGAAGCGAAGGGTATCGCCGGGGGCCGAAGGCATAAGAATTGTCGTAACGGTAGATCCGGCAGGTGCTCAGGCCGCACTCGGGGTTGGCATCCATGAAGCGCACCAGCTTGGTGAGGCACGCTTCACGCGGATCGAAGAACATATCGGTGTTTAGAAGCAGTGCGTATTTCGCGATTGAGCGCTCGAGAATGCGATTGAGATTTTCCGCGTAGCCGAGCCGGCGTTCGTTGCGGATAACGACGGATTTCGGAAACTCCTTAGTCCACGGCTCGGTGCCCCGTTCCGATGCGTTGTCGACCAGCAGCAGGCGCATTCTCAACCCGGGCCCGGAAGCGGCCAGCGATCGCACGATCGGGAGCATCCAGGCGTCTTCGTAGGTGTAGATAAGACCGATGTCTAAATCGTAATCCGTCGCCATTTTCGACATAATTCCACGACGCTGCGCAAGTCTGCCGCAAAGCGTCGGGACTGTAGTTCAATCGGCGGGGCAACGTCAAGGCAAGTGAGCGCCGGTTTGGAGAAATATACTTGGTGAATCCGCCGATATTCGTCTTGATCATGATGCACATTGCTTTTCGTATCCGGGCAGAGCCGGCATCGCCGGCTCTGCCCGGATACGCATGCGGTGAATCCGCATTACTGTTCTTGACGCTATCAGAATGCCTTTTTATAGTCCGTCGCCGAGCAATTTTGCGACCAGCGATAATTGCTTCGCTATCGAGTTTCTAGCATCTCTACCGTAGCGGCGCCGACGCC
The window above is part of the Planctomycetia bacterium genome. Proteins encoded here:
- a CDS encoding glycosyltransferase family 39 protein, whose protein sequence is MKNPPLNAGVQSRVGRVMEFLKSSIADFPNRIADPRPVLDRLPSAYAVLAALILAALVPRLIMSLLIPTLCCDGTTYIAAAESIEREGIHLNSGHRLNIYPVILALLHRSGLSWDIAGKTWGVVCSVLVVLPLFGWIRRQFNDRIAVFACLLYAAHPKLIEWAPELIREQTFWFLFTLGLYVSWRAITEVRLSFFFCTAIVFPAAVLTRFEGLFLYVALFLWTAARYRALQSNRSRLLIGLAVAIAAAPCMLIAIQLAWFQNFPLSQILYSAPIDRVAALIKNFIGCENPNVVAHHLDYFGVRPSPLSPATIEKTSQVIFRGLTPPFAILLLIGLVTQFRRTLQSDRLPAVVLAAMTMGAIWVHTWYAALGSSRYILTVAIISSGTAALGLLEFGTWLSYLATTATTPTWRRLAPPLLGSAMLIYGCCDAFTTSYRGRQDKAELGAWIRERCGENRVIYGADEQLDLIAYYAHSTCVRVPFNRDSAMIEREVVHVRPDIVVVSNPPLSVAACRTLSDAAAQLGMTRLDVPTTSERRPAVMTALQDPRTTTR
- a CDS encoding glycosyltransferase family 2 protein, with the protein product MATDYDLDIGLIYTYEDAWMLPIVRSLAASGPGLRMRLLLVDNASERGTEPWTKEFPKSVVIRNERRLGYAENLNRILERSIAKYALLLNTDMFFDPREACLTKLVRFMDANPECGLSTCRIYRYDNSYAFGPRRYPSLRGSIGRRFEDIKLFHQDVDDSQYRDRDPYATFACDWFTGCLFFARSEAVNRVGPLDAGFKKYYEDVDWCGRFNNEGYQVVHYGGTYCFHAEQRSSKRIFSPDGRKHLQSYARWLWKWRSRPRSAGEFFQPAAATNRRDVELPQQLLNEWSLPHLISANNVRSAA